One window of the Primulina eburnea isolate SZY01 chromosome 18, ASM2296580v1, whole genome shotgun sequence genome contains the following:
- the LOC140820010 gene encoding uncharacterized protein — protein MQKYLRNDIADLLKNGLDTNAYGRAEGLLNELNRSSCFEFVDQCCVTIANNLGTVDKQSECPQECREAVASLMFAAARLAELPELRQLRTLFSERYTNSLDFYVDKQFMEKLKSSRPSKEMKLQLLQDVAAESGVDWNSKALENKLYHETAGKKDDADDFKDELYVSRDRMEGSVLKNESRHRSDYVRWNPGKCTGSQRKDGLSGYEQKYTSEGVSIKDIQVDTIVRNETYNQPESRVPNEEKHEEKPLKYGSIPPPYIKSDVKKTTSHEKAEPKETDDQEYPTVKAKPVPKSVRRRPLKSPPAHENEEKSKESNKEQAVAQGQRTLKFLDEEGDNNERDEEEKMMDNLLLHYSRKKTPRGIFKSDSNIKLPPNRVSSLPGEVTSPTNEPHKGHARAFSLQPEMLNGNGHVHPKLPDYDEFVARLAAFRGK, from the exons ATGCAGAAATATTTGCGGAACGATATTGCTGATCTTCTTAAAAATGGATTGGATACTAACGCCTATGGGAGG GCTGAAGGACTTCTAAACGAGTTGAATCGGTCCAGCTGTTTCGAATTCGTCGATCAATGTTGTGTAACCATCGCAAATAATCTTGGAACCGTGGATAAACAAAG TGAATGTCCACAGGAGTGCAGGGAAGCTGTAGCTTCTTTGATGTTTGCAGCAGCAAGACTTGCTGAACTGCCAGAGTTGAGGCAACTTCGAACTTTATTTTCCGAGAGATATACGAATTCGCTGGATTTTTATGTAGACAAACAG TTTATGGAGAAGTTGAAATCAAGCCGCCCATCGAAGGAAATGAAGCTTCAGTTATTGCAAGATGTAGCTGCAGAATCAGGCGTGGACTGGAACTCAAAAGCTCTGGAAAACAAGCTGTATCATGAAACTGCTGGTAAAAAG GATGATGCTGATGATTTCAAAGATGAACTGTACGTTTCGCGTGATAGGATGGAAGGTTCAGTTCTGAAGAACGAATCCAGGCACAGGTCAGATTATGTACGCTGGAACCCTGGAAAATGTACTGGTTCTCAGAGGAAAGATGGCCTCTCTGGTTATGAACAGAAATACACAAGTGAAGGTGTTTCAATCAAGGACATTCAAGTGGATACTATCGTAAGAAATGAGACGTATAACCAACCAGAATCTCGTGTTCCGAATGAAGAAAAACATGAAGAAAAGCCTCTCAAGTACGGTTCAATCCCTCCTCCATATATCAAATCCGATGTGAAAAAAACGACGAGCCATGAAAAGGCGGAACCTAAAGAAACAGATGATCAAGAATATCCCACTGTTAAAGCTAAGCCAGTGCCGAAATCTGTGAGAAGGCGGCCCCTGAAATCCCCACCAGCACACGAGAATGAGGAAAAATCGAAAGAATCAAACAAAGAACAAGCAGTGGCACAGGGGCAAAGAACCTTGAAATTCTTAGACGAGGAGGGCGACAACAACGAACGAGacgaagaagaaaagatgatggATAACCTCCTGCTTCATTACAGCAGGAAAAAAACACCCCGTGGAATCTTCAAATCAGACTCAAACATCAAGCTGCCACCAAACAGGGTATCGTCTCTTCCCGGTGAAGTCACGAGCCCAACCAACGAGCCCCATAAAGGACACGCTAGAGCGTTTTCTTTACAGCCCGAGATGTTGAACGGAAACGGCCATGTGCATCCCAAACTGCCGGACTATGATGAATTTGTGGCCAGATTAGCAGCTTTTAGAGGGAAGTGA